The Edaphobacter sp. 12200R-103 genome contains a region encoding:
- a CDS encoding EamA family transporter — translation MGWFFWAMLSAFFAAATALLAKVGVAGIDPNLATAIRTTVIVVFTWAIALTFEAPHGIAQIPPRSWLFLGISGIATGLSWLCYFRALQLGPASSVAPVDKLSVVLVILGAWLFLGEKLTPLKIGGASLIAIGAVILAFA, via the coding sequence ATGGGCTGGTTTTTCTGGGCGATGCTCTCGGCGTTTTTTGCTGCAGCCACTGCGCTGTTGGCAAAGGTTGGGGTCGCCGGGATCGATCCGAATCTGGCTACTGCCATACGGACAACAGTGATCGTCGTCTTCACCTGGGCGATCGCCCTGACCTTTGAAGCCCCTCATGGAATTGCCCAGATACCACCGCGAAGCTGGCTCTTTCTAGGAATCTCTGGCATAGCGACCGGGCTCTCGTGGCTGTGCTATTTTCGTGCGCTTCAACTTGGTCCGGCCTCCAGCGTAGCTCCCGTGGATAAGTTAAGCGTCGTTCTTGTGATCCTGGGAGCCTGGCTGTTTCTCGGGGAGAAGCTCACTCCTCTGAAGATCGGCGGAGCATCGCTGATCGCAATCGGAGCAGTCATCCTGGCCTTCGCCTGA
- a CDS encoding CYCXC family (seleno)protein, producing MKRILGLFVLGLITVAASAQWSNPAVEIPAYNAKPPVKPLPPIMSGNQLTGPYFSHSYQVTAYKMAAKIPAVLHQMPCYCRCDRAMGHNSLHSCFEGTHGAACSTCMREAVYAYQQTKAGKTPTQIRKGIERGDWQDVNLEGASL from the coding sequence ATGAAGCGGATTCTTGGTCTTTTTGTGTTGGGCCTGATAACAGTTGCAGCATCGGCGCAATGGAGCAATCCTGCCGTGGAGATTCCGGCTTACAACGCCAAGCCGCCTGTGAAACCGCTTCCCCCAATCATGAGCGGGAATCAATTAACGGGGCCTTACTTCTCGCATTCCTATCAGGTGACTGCCTATAAAATGGCAGCAAAGATTCCGGCGGTCTTACATCAGATGCCATGTTACTGCCGCTGTGATCGAGCCATGGGACACAACAGCCTGCATAGCTGCTTCGAAGGAACCCATGGAGCGGCATGCTCGACCTGCATGCGCGAAGCCGTTTACGCTTATCAACAGACCAAGGCCGGGAAAACGCCGACACAGATTCGGAAGGGGATCGAGCGTGGAGACTGGCAGGATGTAAACCTGGAAGGCGCATCTCTCTAG
- a CDS encoding glycine--tRNA ligase subunit alpha translates to MTAITEKKKALTFQELLFRLQRFWADQGCVLQQPYDVEVGAGTMSPDTFLRVLGPKPVRIAYAQPSRRPADGRYGENPNRLFRHTQLQVILKPPPERIQDLYLESLEAIGIDLREHDIKFEEDNWEWPVGGAWGVGWQVMLDGLEITQFTYFQQCGGMDLDPICGEITYGLERIAGFLQDVDSIYDIVWAVEPDTGRRVTYGEMRLAEEEQFSAYSFDYADVPKLWEHLKLYESECLELLEKSRKMDEMDPLALKRFPVLGAYELALKCSHVFNLLDARGAISVTERVGVMARIRSLVVGVARAYAAQGELLSKEVNSVVVG, encoded by the coding sequence ATGACGGCCATCACTGAGAAAAAAAAGGCTCTTACCTTCCAGGAGCTCTTATTCAGGCTTCAACGATTCTGGGCGGACCAGGGGTGTGTGCTTCAACAACCTTATGATGTCGAGGTAGGCGCCGGCACCATGTCGCCGGATACCTTCCTCCGTGTGCTTGGCCCAAAGCCAGTTCGGATTGCCTATGCGCAGCCATCCCGCCGTCCGGCAGACGGCAGATATGGCGAGAATCCCAACCGCCTCTTCCGCCACACGCAGCTTCAGGTCATCCTCAAGCCGCCTCCGGAGAGAATCCAGGATCTCTATCTTGAATCTCTGGAGGCGATTGGAATCGACCTGCGGGAACATGACATTAAGTTTGAAGAGGATAACTGGGAGTGGCCGGTAGGCGGCGCCTGGGGGGTTGGCTGGCAGGTCATGCTCGACGGTCTCGAGATCACACAGTTTACCTACTTCCAGCAGTGCGGCGGAATGGATCTGGACCCTATCTGTGGCGAGATTACCTATGGCCTCGAACGCATCGCAGGCTTCCTGCAGGACGTGGATTCCATCTATGACATCGTCTGGGCCGTTGAACCCGACACCGGCCGGCGGGTAACTTATGGCGAGATGCGCCTGGCAGAGGAAGAGCAGTTCTCGGCTTACAGCTTTGACTATGCTGACGTTCCCAAATTGTGGGAGCACCTTAAACTTTACGAGTCGGAGTGCCTTGAACTACTTGAAAAAAGCAGGAAGATGGATGAGATGGACCCGCTTGCACTCAAGCGCTTTCCCGTTCTCGGAGCCTATGAGTTGGCGTTGAAGTGCTCTCACGTCTTCAATCTGCTGGATGCGCGTGGCGCGATCTCTGTAACGGAGCGCGTCGGTGTTATGGCGAGAATCCGTTCGCTCGTTGTTGGGGTGGCTAGGGCGTATGCCGCACAGGGAGAACTTCTGTCGAAGGAAGTGAATTCCGTTGTCGTTGGGTAG